The nucleotide sequence GGACCGTCTTCCCCATCGGAGGTCGACATTATGTACGCAATCGTTATGGCTGGCGGCAAGCAGTATAAGGTCCAGGAAGGGGCCACCATCACCGTGGATCTGTTGGCTGCTGAAGCCGGCTCGGAATACGTGCTGGACAAGGTGCTGATGATCGGCGGCGGCGAAGCCAAGATCGGCGCGCCTTACGTCGCCGGCGCGGCTGTCACCTGCCAAGTGGCCGGGCACGTCAAGGGCAAGAAGATCGTGGTTTTCCACAAGCGTCGCCGCAAGGATTCGCACAAGAAGCAGGGCCATCGCCAGGGCTACACCCAGCTTAAGGTGACGGGCATCCAGGCCTAGCGCATATTTTGAAGGAGTCGCGACATGGCACATAAAAAAGCAGGCGGCAGCTCCAGAAACGGCCGCGACAGCGCCGGTCAACGGCGTGGCGTCAAGCGTTTCGGCGGTCAGTCGGTTCTGGCCGGCAACATCCTGGTGCGCCAGCTCGGCACCAAGTTCCACCCCGGCACGGGCGTGGGCATGGGCCGTGATTACACGCTGTTTGCGCTCATCGACGGCGTGGTGAAGTTCGAGAAGTACACCCGCAACAACAAGGTCAAGACCCGCATCCACGTGCTGCCGGTCGAGGCCGCCGCGGCCGCCTAAGGCGTCACCGCACCCAAGCTTTCCAGGGCGGAGGGATTGTTCCCTTCGCCCTTTTTGGCGTTTCCGCCACGGGCTTCCCGCAGCCGGACGCCCACTCCCCCCTTTCCGCAAAGCCCGGTTGCCCTTTCCCCCGCACCTGCGTAACAAACGGCCCTAGACGACCGTCCCCTAACGGATTTGCCCGCGCGGCCGATAGGATGGCGACGGAGGGGTCATGGCCGAGGCCGAACACAAAAAAAACATCATCATCAAGAAGATCAAGAAGATCTCGGCCGGCGCCCATGGCGGCTCGTGGAAGGTCGCCTATGCCGACCTCGTCACGGCCATGATGGCGTTTTTCCTGCTCATGTGGCTTTTAAGCAACGCCCCCCAGGAAAAGAAAGAAGAGATCGCCAACTATTTCAACGAATTCAGCTTATTCAACAACCCCGGTCCGTCGGCCACCTTGCTTGATGTCGGCGGCGTGGGGCCGCCGGCGGCCGTGGTCGGCACCGGCGAGGAACGGCCCGACGTGGCCATCGACCGGGGCGGCAAGGAGCCCACCGGTGGCCAGGGCCAAAACGTCGGCGACATGGCCGGCGGCAAACACGAAGCGCCCAAGACCAAGGCCGAGGCCGACGCCCTGGCCAAGGCGCAAGCCAAGGCCGAGGCAGCCGCCGCCGCCCAGGCCCAGGCCCTGGAGCAGCAAATCGAACAGGCGCTGGAAAAAGCCGTGCCCGAACTGGCCGGACAGGTGTCCGTCACCCAGGACAAGGACAAGGTGCGCGTCGAGATCATGGACAAGGCCGAGCGGCCCCTTTACGACCTCGGCGGCGTGGCCTTACTACCCGACGCCCAGCGCATCCTGGCCGCCGTCACCGACGTCATCCGCAAGGAAGGCGTCAAGGTGGCCATCGAGGGCCACACCGACGCCTACCGTTATTCCGGGGCCTATTCCAACTGGGACCTTTCGGCCGGCCGAGCCCTGGCCGCCCGTCGCTTCATGGTCGGCGCGGGCTTAAATCCCGATGCCGTGGCCGAGGTCACGGGCTATTCCGACACCCGGCCCTACGTGCCCGGCAAACCCTACGACCCCAAAAACCGGCGCATCAGCCTGCTGCTGTTCCGCCCGCCCAGGGAAGGCGAACGCGGCGCTGGCGGCGCTGGCTCCGGCGCGCCGGCCAAGCCCGCCCCGCCGCGCACCCCCGATGTCGGCGAAGTGCTGGAAAAACAGATCAACACCATCTACGACAAGTCCACCGAGGGCCAGTTCTAACGGCCGGGCGCAAGACAGGACCAACCATGTTCGTAATACTCGGCACCATCATCGTTCTGGGCTGTATCCTTTCCGGCTTCATCCTGGAAAAGGGCAACTTCGACCTGATCCTGTCGGCCGCCCCGCCGGAACTGCTCATGATCGCCGGCGGCGCGCTCGGGGCCTTCGTCATCAGCTCGCCCAAGGACGTGCTGTCCCACACCATCAAAAGCGTGTTCACCGTCTTTGGCGGCATGGTGACGAGCAAGGCCTACTACACCACCCTGCTCGTCACCTTGTCGGGCCTGTACATGAAGATCCGCCGCGAAGGCCTGGTCGCCATCGAAAAAGA is from Solidesulfovibrio magneticus RS-1 and encodes:
- the rplU gene encoding 50S ribosomal protein L21; translated protein: MYAIVMAGGKQYKVQEGATITVDLLAAEAGSEYVLDKVLMIGGGEAKIGAPYVAGAAVTCQVAGHVKGKKIVVFHKRRRKDSHKKQGHRQGYTQLKVTGIQA
- the rpmA gene encoding 50S ribosomal protein L27, encoding MAHKKAGGSSRNGRDSAGQRRGVKRFGGQSVLAGNILVRQLGTKFHPGTGVGMGRDYTLFALIDGVVKFEKYTRNNKVKTRIHVLPVEAAAAA
- a CDS encoding flagellar motor protein MotB, which encodes MAEAEHKKNIIIKKIKKISAGAHGGSWKVAYADLVTAMMAFFLLMWLLSNAPQEKKEEIANYFNEFSLFNNPGPSATLLDVGGVGPPAAVVGTGEERPDVAIDRGGKEPTGGQGQNVGDMAGGKHEAPKTKAEADALAKAQAKAEAAAAAQAQALEQQIEQALEKAVPELAGQVSVTQDKDKVRVEIMDKAERPLYDLGGVALLPDAQRILAAVTDVIRKEGVKVAIEGHTDAYRYSGAYSNWDLSAGRALAARRFMVGAGLNPDAVAEVTGYSDTRPYVPGKPYDPKNRRISLLLFRPPREGERGAGGAGSGAPAKPAPPRTPDVGEVLEKQINTIYDKSTEGQF